The sequence below is a genomic window from Lolium perenne isolate Kyuss_39 chromosome 4, Kyuss_2.0, whole genome shotgun sequence.
TAGAATCATCTTGTTGAAAACCTCACTCAAGTTGTTCACAACAAGATCAGTTTTGCAGTTAGTGTCCATTGCGTACCTTGCCCAGCACTCCACTGGAATCTTGCTTAGCCATGCCCAAGCTTCCTACGACTCATCTTTCATGTTACGCATATGAACATCAAATAAATGTTGGGTGTGGGAGTAGCTGGCAGCATACATATACTTCTTCAGTTCTTCCCCTCTAAAGCCCGCTTGCTGAAAGTTGGCATAAATATGCCTTAGACAATATCTTTGTGGACATTCTGGGAATACTTGGTTAATGGCTTTGAGCAGCCCCTGTTCATCCAAGTAAAGTTTGAGCATAGAGTGGAAAATAGGTATTAACTAAAATTAACAACTTGCATTTGAGCATATGAATTACCTTTCGCCTATCAGAAATGATAGTGTATTTTCCAAATTTTCCTTCTACTCCACCAATAGCTATCTTCAACTGAGTAAGAAACCAACACCAACTAGCAGTGTCTTCCTTGTCGACAAGTCCAAATGCAAGTGGATAAATGTTGTTGTTCCCATCTCTTAGGTTCTTTGCAAGTATTTGTTGTCCTGTGGTCGACTTGACAAAGCATCCATCCAACCCTGCACACATAAGGAGTATATCACGAATTGAAAAGTACACAATGCATATTGATGAATTGAAAAGTATATAACGAATGGAAATATACCAATAAATGGTCTGCAACCATTAAGGAATCCCTCTTTTGAtccatttagacaaacgaacatgCCATGGAATCTAGGATTTGGGCTTGGGTGCTCTACCAATTCTTTTGTAGTAACAATGCACCTACTACCAGGGTTGGTGTCAATCACTGCCTGCAAATAGTCTCTAATCCTCTTATATTGCTTCACCTGATCACCTAGCACAACCTCCAAAGCTCTCTTCCTCGCTCTGTAAGCCATTACCTTTCCAACCTCAACACCATAATTTTCCTTGGCAGTATCCATCACAGTCTCGATACTTGTCCTGGTGTCCATCCTCATGTTCCTCTCACAAACCTTGGCAACCCATTTTCCAGTAACCTTGCATCTTTCACCTGAAGTTGCACATGTGTGCTGCAAACTTAACTTTCTGAGACAAAATGTTTTCTCTTTTCCAATTGTTGAACCAGTCATGTGGAATTTACAGCCTACTGTCTTCCTTTCGGAGCACTCAGCAATGACTCTGTTTGGCCCATTCCTGTGGTACGCAAAGTTTCTTAGTTGGGCTATGTGCAAATTCTAGAGTGTGCTCTTCTAAACTGGTAAACATCAGTGAAGCACATCTTCAGGCATAACTGGTCTTCAGGCTGCAACCTGTCCTCATCATACCAAACCCTGGTTGCTTTCTTCTTTGCCCTACTCTTCCTACCACTAGGCACTGCCCAGGACATTGCAGctccatcatcatcttcttctctAAGGTCACCATCTGAGCCAGAATCAGAAGATGGCACATAGCATGCAGGTTCGGATATATGTGAACTGCAATGTGCCCTCTCTGTTGGCCCTTTCCTAACAGGAGTCAGCTTCCTCCTCTTCTCTTGCATAGGCTCATCCTCTGGGAGGACCATCCGAATGAAACAAGCGCCATCATCATCACTGTCTGAATGACAGAAAAGGTCATCAACATCTGTATCTCCTTCTATATGCTCATCCGGTTGttgcctcctctttttcatctctATTAACTTCTGGCTCAACTCAATCTTCTCTTCCCTAAGTTGTGTATCATAATCTTGAGCAAACAAATCCTCATCCGAATTTGATAAACAATCTGCCTTGTTTTCTTCAACACAAATATTCTGCCTGCTGCCAAGGTATGACAATTCATCATCATACAGTGAATAAGAATTTTCAACAGCAATAGCACTGATCATGCTAGACGTTGGCTTATTCTTTCCCTTCATAACTATGACTGTAACTGCATGCTTCTGCTCATATATTCCCAACATTTGCAGCACCTTACCCATTCCATCTAACAACTCATACCCTGGCACACCATTTGTATCTACTAGCAAACAGTACATGGAATCTCTAATTCCATAGCCCTTTCTCTCAATTAAATTTAGCAAATGCAACGTGATGTCAGACTTCCCAATATTCATCACCATGTGTTCACTACCCTCAAATTCCAATCTGACTGACCACACTTCGTCATCCAAGCTACAGAATTTGAAAACAATATTCAGATTCCTATTTTACAAACCTAATGAACAAAATTAAAGCAGAGAATGGGTGGAATGTGGTTTACCTGTAACTAGCGGCAGGAGTGGTCCACCGCGAGCTCTCCGGTGCCATCAACAGCGCGACGGTGCTCGCCGCCGGCGGGAGCTGCAAGTAGGAGCCGGGCGGGTTCGAGCTCCCGCAGATCTCCCCCTCCTCTCCCAAATTGCAACGGGGCAGCTGGCCGCCACCTGGGCCTCCGCTACAATCTCCACCGCCGTCGGCACAACTTCCGGCATCGCCGTCTTCTCCGGTGACCGCGCCGCCAAGGCTGCCTGTGCCGCCGCCACCTCCTTCCCCTCGTGCCATGACCTAGGTGCACAGACGCGTCCTCACTCCGCGCCTCAATTTGGACAGCAGCGCCGTTAACGGCGTTCCTCACACGACCATCTCCGCGAGCCACGTCAGCAACAAGGTGGGCCAAAGTTGATCAAATGGGCCAAACCGAGTATTACACATAACTGGTAGTTTTCTGAAATCATTAAACTCAAAAGTGGTAGTTTTTTGAAGTTCACCTCAAAAGTGGTAGTTTTCTGAAGCCCTAGCCGCAATTGTGGTAGCAATATGCAATTTTCTCCCACAATCGTGAAGATATAGGCGGAGAGAAACACGTTTGATGAACTTGCAGAAAACACCCATTCATATTTTCAGTCTTGCTAATCGTGATGATGCCGTGGTAGACGTTTTGGTTCATATGTCCAGAAAGATGTTATTAACAAGATTGCATTTGAGAGGCTGAATTAAGAGTTTACATAATTAATTTTGAATCTTTTTTTTTGTCATTCACCTTTACTGTGAAAGAATTCTGCAGGAAGAGTCTGTTACACTTGACTAAAAATCATATAACACGTTATAAGACTTTATCCACCTGCAATTTTTGTACTGTATTTTCAAACTCAAGAAGAGAACAGAGCGTCGCTATGCTGGTTAGATGTGCGGGAGCGAACGCCATCCACCTGGTTCGATTCTTGAGGGCACACGCGGAGTTTTCTTCTATATAAAAAAATGCCAACGTTTTATTTTAACTCAGTAAGCTTTGACTGCACCTATCGGCAGTTatgtattttttttctatttctaaATTCGAGAAGAGAGTAATGCACGCAGTTTTGTCCATTTTAGTCTAGAAAACTGACCTAAGAATGTTGACTAGGCTGGCGTGTGAAATGTATGTTCATTCTTTGGAGTACTGACAGAATGACTATCTGGCTGACACCTACAAGTTGTCATGACAAAACCACCAAATCTCACACAAGATAACTTAGACTACCGGTCTGAAAACATGCAAACAAGCTAGCTGTCCATGCATATCACAATGGACGGCAAAAGTTCTAGTCGTCAATACAGCTGGACATATTAAATAGCTAACGATTCAGAAATACAACCAAACTCCATTACATCACAATGAACTCTCCTAGCTGGAAGCTTCAAACACACCGCCTAGCGTATCGATCAAACGTAATCGTCAGGAACACGGGACCAGGCAACAGTAAAAGTTACCTCAGCATCACCAAGGGTGCATTTCTTCTGGCTTATGTTGCAAACTTGTGTCATGAAACGGACGCATGTTTCTGCAGCGATATCACCAGATTTGGAGTAGGCTTGTATGACAAGGTCCAGCCCTCCTCGAAGTTCTACGGAAACAACTTGCCTCCACAGATGTACATAACCATCATCGCCTTTCAGTATTGATTTATCCATCGAATCAAGCAGCACAATCTGGCTGGATGGAGGATCAATGTTACGAGTGATTACACCATCAGTGACCACAATTTCCCCTGATAGTGGGGAACAAGCAACTAGGCCGCCATATTTTAAAGGCCATGACCCATCGTCCATGGTAACTTGGACACCCAAGATAGTGGCCTGGACCGTTCGTTTTACTGGCTGCGAGCGCAACTCTAGCGTGCACAAGATGTTCTTGAAGCAAAGGCTTGTAACGCTGGGACCGTATCCTCCGCTGTAACGGCGCGCATAACTGATTAACGCCCTATCTTGAGATCCTGCCGTGCCTGCTACTCTTAGTTGGATTTCGATGCCAACGTGATGCGTAAACAGGATTGCGCGGGACGGACCAATCAAGTGCAGAAAGGGATCCTGCAAGCAAATCATCAATCAGCAGCATGCAATCGAGAAATACAAAACGaaaaccaagaagtagcagtacaTACACTCTCTTTAAGTTCCTGGGCCTCGCTGATATCCCGAGAGAAGAGAATGTTTCGGTTGCGATCCACCATGTCTCGTATGGCAACCACGCCATACACAGACAATGGAAACTCAAGCCCGCCATCAAGTCTTGTGAGTTTGATGGAGAAGATCTGCAAGGTTTCCGGGGTGGAAGAGAAACTGCTGTGTTGCACGCATCCAGGCGTGTAGTGTGTAAACTGCATAGAGCTGAGACGCGCTGCACCGAAGAAGAGCGAGCGTATGTTTGAAATTAGCATCCATGAAGCAGAACTAGATAAGCAGGAAATTAAGGGGATTTCATGTCATTCTAGGCGTTTACGTTGTAGAAGAACATGTGAGAACATGGATTATGGTTAACGTAGTTgtgggggggggtgggggggggggggggatttccAAGATAATATATAGATGTTTATGTATTGagtgtttatcagattataatgaGCTAGCTCTGCTGGTGTTGAGGTTGTAGATAAGTTAATTCCGCACGTATGGATTGGAAGTTGAGAACTAGTAAGAGATTAGAAAACAAAGTGTATTTCTTAGCTACTCTGTATGTGCTATACTGAAAGTACG
It includes:
- the LOC127347090 gene encoding uncharacterized protein, whose translation is MADEAETFAAHRRLWEYKRGETCGSFTDTTRLSSMQFTHYTPGCVQHSSFSSTPETLQIFSIKLTRLDGGLEFPLSVYGVVAIRDMVDRNRNILFSRDISEAQELKESDPFLHLIGPSRAILFTHHVGIEIQLRVAGTAGSQDRALISYARRYSGGYGPSVTSLCFKNILCTLELRSQPVKRTVQATILGVQVTMDDGSWPLKYGGLVACSPLSGEIVVTDGVITRNIDPPSSQIVLLDSMDKSILKGDDGYVHLWRQVVSVELRGGLDLVIQAYSKSGDIAAETCVRFMTQVCNISQKKCTLGDAEVTFTVAWSRVPDDYV